In candidate division KSB1 bacterium, a single genomic region encodes these proteins:
- the groES gene encoding co-chaperone GroES — MNIKPLGDRVIIEAMEPEEKKQGGIIIPDTAKEKPQEGEVVAVGPGKVNEAGNKVAMEVKKGDKVLYGKYSGTDVTVDGNDYLIMKESDILAII, encoded by the coding sequence ATGAACATTAAGCCGTTGGGTGATCGCGTGATCATCGAAGCTATGGAACCTGAGGAAAAGAAACAGGGCGGAATCATCATTCCCGATACTGCTAAAGAAAAGCCTCAGGAAGGCGAAGTTGTCGCCGTTGGACCGGGAAAAGTAAATGAAGCCGGGAACAAGGTTGCTATGGAAGTTAAAAAAGGTGACAAAGTCCTTTACGGAAAATACTCCGGCACGGATGTTACTGTTGATGGTAACGATTATTTAATTATGAAAGAAAGCGATATTTTAGCAATTATATAA